The Musa acuminata AAA Group cultivar baxijiao chromosome BXJ3-6, Cavendish_Baxijiao_AAA, whole genome shotgun sequence region CACGATCTGGATCTAGCAAATGGATTGATTGCGTTACTCGTGTCAATCAATTACTTCATATGTATTAGACTTAATTATCTAAGCTCTTCAACCAAACAAAGAGAAAAAGCAGAACGTTAATAAATTATTTAACATATTAATATCTTATTTTAATACTAACTTGCATGCAGCAACAGGAAAAGCACTACGTAGTGACCACCCACCGCACACCGCTACTGTCTCCATTGCTTCATGGTTGAAGCTCGAGACAGACCTTAATTTACAGAAGCTCTTCTCCTAGAATCTGCAGAAGCACTCGGGGCACGCATCTACAGAAGAGCATAGAGCATTTCGTTCCAGGCATCAGGCACTCCAGGCAAGCACCAGTGGCTGCAATCCGAGGCAGGGCCTTCTCTGTCCCGCCCCTCCTCGGCGTAGATGGAGGGGTGCCCATCTCGACGCAGAGCTGACATGCTGGTCACGTCCATAAGGTACACCGGGAAGCTCATCTTCTTCAGCACCTCCCTCAGCACCACCAATTGCCCCGGAACGCGCGGCGAGTAGCCCAGGAAGACTAGCGGCTCCTTCTGCTTGTAGCATTGCCAGCCGTTCTCCCTGGCAAAACAGCCAAGCCGTGAATGGATCTATAGAGAAGAGAAGAGTCACCGTTTCCCTACCTGTTGTGCCGAGGTGAGACGCTTCGGAAAACGACTCGAGTTCGCCGGGGATCTAAGTTCAAGTCCACCCATTTAGCCCATGTCGTCAGCCCCTTCTCGTAGGCGACCATGGGGTTCAGATTGGTGAACAGCCTCGCTCCTTCCTGGAAGTAGTCCCACCTGCGAAATGCATACGATCTCAGTTTCCATTCGTCGAACACGGGAGCGTGAATTGGAGTACCGTAGGAGGAAGAAGAATTACGAGCTCCATTTGCCGGAGTGAGTCCACCAGTGAGCTGAATCGAACACGAGCACGTCAACTCCGAGCCAGTACTTGGCGTTCTCTTCAATGGAGTCCAAGCGCAACACTCTCCTGTTCTCTGCTTCTTCCGTCAGCTCGACAAGAAGGGGAGCCCAGGAGAACTCGATTGAAGCCTCGTAGCCCTGCAAAGTTGGTCGGCGTTTAGCTGTGTTTCCAGAAAAAGGTTTGGCATGCGGTGTCTTGTTACCATGGCATGGAAAGCGATGGAAGGGCCATTGGAGGAGACCGTCTTCAACTCGCTGGGGATCACTGCTTCCACCAAGCAAACAAGAGACTCCCACTGGTTCCTGATTATGGAGTCTCCCACCAGCATCACCCTCTTTTTCCTGATCCTCCCAAGAAAGTCCAACGCATCGAACCTGCAAGTAAATTCGTAAGCACGATTCCATTTGTTTCAGCAGCAGTCACCTCTTTTACCTTGGAATTGAGCATTGCTTTGGCTTCCACCTCCACCGCTCGTAGTCAGAGTCTGGCCTCCCGTTCCTCCTGCAGCTAACTTGCGTACTGAGGTAGGGGCAGCCTGGTGCATACAGAGGGTACGATGGATCGAAAACCCACTCTCCTACGGACAAGTTGCAGTCTCTGGGTGATGATCCCTGGTGGCTTTGAACCTCATTAACGTCATCTTCTTTCTCTTCGCGCCACTCAAACGAGTCGACGTCTAATATGCCCATGCAAGGCACCATGCAGAGTCTTTGGAAGACAATGGGGAGGACGATGAAGCTAAAGAAGGGTAAGTAAGAAAGCCTGAGAGCTGGCCTTGTGGCCATTTCGAGCTCCTCAAACTTGAGTTTGTCGAACGCATGGAGGAGTATATATAGCTCTGTTCGATTCCTGACTTGGCAGATGAGATGCCATGACTCGCGGGACTGCTTCGCCTTTGCTCCTCCCATCATTGCATCGCATGGAGatgtctccttgttgttgattgtGTTTGCCACGGGTGCTCTATGGATCACAAAGTGTGCATGATTCCACTTTTGCGAGGCTCGATCCTATTCTCCAGTCTGTCTTCAGACTTGAGGGAaacagaagaagaaagaaacagATGGTAGAAGGAGCTACCCGTCTCCAAGCAGGAGAGCTTCTGTAATATCATTGCTCATGCCATATGCCATCGAGCACGGTTGGCCCATGGCAAACCCAGAGCAACATGTCAGAATAACTGGCACCATCACTTACTCTGCTCCATGCTGCTGCAAGCGAACTGATCCATCTTGTTCAGAACTGAACTCAGCAGATTCTGAAACCAACGATCATATCACTATACACATTGCAACATCATCTTCAGATCAGTTTTCTTTGACAAGCAGATCAATGTTTTACGCTGATGAGTTTTCCTGACATGTGTCAAGCGGACGCTTACGTGCATGTTTCGAAGACCATGTCGGGCAGTAGAAATCAAGCCATCCGGGAAGGGTGATGGACTACGGACGTGGTCTGGTGCAGCCCGTGTGTGGTGTTGGGTTCGGAGTGACGATAACTCCGCCTTGGTTGCCACGTGTGCACCATCTACCGCGTCAAATGTCTTTGCGTCAACGGTTCTGATGCGAGCCAAACGGACCGAAATTAAATGGCGCCACTTATTTTGAATTCCTAACGATTTTAACCCTCCTTTCGCTCTCTGCCGATCGCTATATCACTAAGCGAAGATGGCTTTTGGAGTCGTCTCCATCTCCGCCTCAACCAGTCGTCTCCCCACCCCTCTCCTAAACAAGCTCCCACGTCTCCTCCTGGCGGCACCGGCCCAGATCACGCTTGTCCGCCGGTCATCGCCTCCTCTGCTTTGATTCTGAAACCCCCGACGTAGGTGAGTTCCTCTCTCAACTCCTCCCTTCTCTCCCTGGGATCGTTTTCTTGCTGACTCGGAGCGATACAATGACGATAGAGGCCGCCATTTCGATAATCGGTGACGATATACTGGATTACCTTATTGGATCTTGGACCCAGTTCCACGCGCCGATTAACTGTTCGATACTTTTCTATCTTCGGCTTCTTTTGTGAATTATTCGATGCTTCCCATCGGATGTTGATTTTCTTCTGGAAAGAAATTGATATGAAGCTAAGAAGGCAGGCCGATGGCATCCGGTTTCCATCTATTTAACGATGACGAGACATTTGGATCCGAATATGGCTTCTCTGACTGTTTTTGCGTTTGGAGAGAAGTGAGTTGCTGCTTACTATTCAAATGCTTATGTGACAAGTTTGAGAGCGGAATTTGGCCAAAATGCAACCGGCGCTGGGCACATTTGGGATGAGGTTTGACTGTGGTATTATCTGATGGGATGTAGCTCTCAGAACCGCATAGCATGAGACACTAATCGATTGTTGCATATCTAGATATATCCCTTATATACATGGATGCACAGTCATGTTTCTGTACTATCGATATGCTTTCGTTACTAGTGCTATGGGCAATCTAGAGCTCATTAACTCCTCCATCTTATCTATAAGAATCTTGAGTTGCATGCTTGGTTCCAAATGCTTTCCAATTTTTAGTGGGTATCAAACAGACACTAATTTGCAAATCAATAAATGAACATGTAGATTGCAGCGATGAATGGTGTAAAAGCTTTATAAATACAGTATTGGGAGAGTTGGTCTGAAGGTGTGCTATTATGAACTTAAATATAATAACGACAAGAAGAGATGAGGTTGATGTATTAGTATATAAAATTTACCCATTTGTGTTCCTGACAAAGTAGAAGACTATGGACTTTGGTTATGAAATGCTTATGGTAGAACAATTACTTATTTAGTTCGTAGAGATCCCATGAAGAACAGCTGCTGTACCAAACTGAAAAATGAGAGAACACTTGTATGTTCACCAGTTGATAAGATGTTTATTACTTATTTAAATACTTATGTTCACAAGTTTCAATAGCCTTCATATAACCAGATCTTTTGTTTGATTATGTGTTTGCTTCTCAATGTTTGCAGACTTTCCCAACAAACATGAAGAACACTAACAGACTAGAACTACTACAAAATGGACTCATGATCAAGCAAAGTGCCAATCAGCATGATGCCATGAATTCTTTCACTGCATTTCTTTTTGAAGAAGTATCAAATGTTCATAACTTGAAGTTCAGGTATCGCCCATGAGACTATGAATTAACTCACTTGAGTACTTGCTAGAGTAGAATTTCTTTTATTCAAATGGTTTTTTTTGTTAAATGCATTGAATTTAAGACTTGACAATGTATCACAAGTTAGTTGTCTATAGCTAGTGGGCAATGGAGTCAAGTAGAGATGACCACAATTGGGTACCAGCAAATTTGATGTGAATCCAATTCCAAGCTTACTAGTTATCTACGTAGCCAAATTCAGACCAACTTATGGTATCTAGTTTCCTGCGAACCCAGTTTAATTGGATCATATAGAACTAAATTTCCGAAGATTTTGCCTTCTGCATCTCAAGTCACATAGGAATCATGAACGGTAGGGTGCCCGAGTTGGGTTAGCTAACTATTAAGGCATCAAAATCTAAAACCTAGCCCAGCTTAGTAACTATGTTGAGTACACTTTCATACCCAAATCGATCCCATACTTGATCGAAGGGTACATGCATTCAGTTTCAGTGAGCCGTACACCTAGGTACCAAAAAAATCCTGACCTGCTACTATCTATGGAATTTTCAGTGTGCTATACCATTTTGTTGCCCGGAAGTAAACCTTTCAAGTTCAAGACATCTTTAAAATGACATTAATGGATGCCTTCTTGACCTGCTAAACTTCTGCCATAAGCGGTACCATTGATAAGACCCTATAATAGTGGTTCACAGGTATAGTAGGTCCTACACGGTGATCTCTCAGTCACTTAGAAATGATAGGACTCTGTAATGTATATTGTGTTCAGAACATATGTCACTTTGTAATGTCCACGTTTCTAAAAACATTATAGATTTCTGTTATGGTAATTTTGCTAGTTGGTCATCATTTAATTCTATCCAAATAGGTTGATGGTGCAGCTAAAACTAAAACGAGGGAACTACAAGGGAAATGCCTTGACTATTATTGGAAAGAAAAATGTTTCtatttatattatgataatgaagtTGATTATGGATTTAGAATCTTCGCCTTATTTTTATCAGTCACACACTCATACATAGAATACTATATGCTTCTATGAGCACCAATGGTAATTGAGATGCTTTAAGTTACTGTTTAGGAAATCTGTCTCTAGGGGGTTTTGTCTTGTTATGATCATTCCATTATTAGCCTAGCAATGTCACTAGCAAGAAAAAAAACCCCACAAAAGTCTTTACATTAATACTGGAATGATCATAACAAGCCAAGATGCCATAGAGAAAAGATTTCCTAAACAAAACTAGAATTATGTCAGTTTTAATTCTCTTTCGCTTGTACATTTCATGATGTACTTCCAtactatgtatgtatgtatgtttgtatgtGTACTTTTGTGTGTGCTAGTCTTTTTCGTTGATGGATGTCTTGCGAACTACACTGGCCTATATAATCGATCTAATAATCTTTACTCAATGATCAACCATTGGCCCTATACTTTCTTGGGATTGGTTTTTGAACCACTGACTTGGTATCCGCTAGATCTTGATACTCAGGTGTGCTTCTCTTAAGGCATTATTTTTGTTGTATGAAGTTCTGCTCCATTCCATTTGTATGTAATTTTTTCAATTAAGAATCAGAATTTTATCTTTAATGTGTTCCAAGGTCTGTCGTACTGAAGCGTATTGCCCGtatcgggtggtacgtaccgatccgataggttaccggtacacggaccgcctggTACCACTACAGTGCTACAATATTTTACTGTAGTACTATAGCAATGCTACAATACTATATTGTAGCAGTGATACAGTACTatgctgtagcagtgctacaatataaaaaatataaaattgttcgaTACACTAGGGTGTACCGTTCGATACGTCCTGATGTACCGCTTGGTAcgtcctgatgtaccgcccgatacaccgatatcgtaccgtaccgagcccgagttgaaacgtcggtacggtacgatacgacgAACCTTGATGTGTTCTACATCATTTGTGCATCTGATTCAATTCCACACCCGCCAACATCCAAATTTCAACTTGTagttagaaaattaaaaaaaaaaaccatgataTCATGATTCAGCTGCCTTTGACACATGTCTTAGCTCCTGTTCAAACTCATCTGATGTTTATTAGTTGATATTTGACATGTTTTAGGTGTAGGTCTCATCAATGCTGTTCCATTTCATGTATATACAAAGAATTAGATGAGAATAACGGATTGACTTATAATAAATAGGTACAGATTTACTAGTGCCATTTAGGAAGTGACGTGTCCAAACATGTAGTGCGATTGAATGAGAATATGGAGACTGGTAGTGGCAGAAAATTAGAACAAGAAATTACTGAATAATTGTGAGTTAAAAAGTAGGCACCAAAGCAGAATGAGAAAAATTCCACTCAAAATTTCTTTTACATATGCAAATAAGATTTTAGCCATGCCAGCGAGATGAGTTCAAGAAATGCAAATGCAGTAAGGAAAAGAAAGATAAAGTAGAAAATTGGAAAAACTGGTTAAAAGCATTAAGAAATCCTTGGTTGAAGATGAACTGTTTCACTGCATTGCTTTTAATAGAGCTAAGATGAATATCTATAAAGTGGAACCTGATGAGTTTGTCATCATTTTATTCATTGTGTTAAAGTTTTATCACAATTCAATGTGAAATTTCTGTGACATTACATTCAAAAAGGCCAACAAGTTTTTTTAGGGGTTATCAAATACATCCACTAGGATACATTTATATCGACCACTTTCCTACCAAATAGATGTATATATGCATTCAATTGATCTTTTTGCCGGACAGTTTGGCCGTCACGGGCACCACAAGGGTCATTTGCTAATTTCTGTATAATTAATTCTTCAGGGATCGTACTCAGTTTACACCTTACAATTATGTACATCATCAAGTAGTTAGAACTCAACATGGAACTCACATTTAAGGTCAAGAACTGATGTGCTTTATCATATCCCAGCATAGATCACTTCATGAGTACTGCATGTATGTAACGTGGGTTGCAACCTAGATGTATCAATGGAAATCGTTTCATTGTAGCAGTGACCAATTACTTGAGCGAATTCTAGCTGTCATGCTTATTAGTGTGTTTTCTTTGTTAAAACTCATCCTCGCTCACATTTTTGCGCTGGTTTGGGAGCACTGCACTCCATCCAGAGAGCCAAACAACAGCACTAGGTGTCCGAAACCACCACAGATACTGCAAAATAAACTTCTCATGCTGTTTTTGAGTCTAGTTTTACCTCCTTTCTTAAATATTCAGATCGGACTTCCGGGTTTAGAGCATAATCATTGCGAATCCGGTTTGACTGGACCTCCGATGGGACTTCGAAATCATAGCACATGATGTGCTGGCCACCATTGTCAACTGCTTGGTACGACAGACTAAATCTCATGTCTAATTGATGTCTGTGGATTCCGTCTCCTGATTTCCTTTCTCTCAccgtgacatctttctgtgatcatCGTCATTGTCAACTTTTTAAATCTCCGACATGACGAAGTTTTCTGTCGAGTATAATTCTACTGTTGTTTCCTTAATTTGTCTCAGGTCACACCACAACTAGGCCAAACTTCATTTTTTGCTGGTTGGAGGCGAATTAGATGGTACACGCTTCTTTCTTTCGTTTTCTCTCCCCCGCCCCCCCGCCCCCTACTTTTGTTAAGTGGGGTGGTGTGGTTAGTTGGGAACGTGAAATGTGGACATGACATTGCACTCGTTTGAAATATCTCTGTCGAACAACCTCATATCGTAGAGATCAAGTAGGTCAGATCATGTCTTTCAGCTCTTGTAGTACGTACGACGGATCATGCGAATATTTTATTATACATTTTTATAATAGTTATTAATAC contains the following coding sequences:
- the LOC103987712 gene encoding protein trichome birefringence-like 36, yielding MVPCMGILDVDSFEWREEKEDDVNEVQSHQGSSPRDCNLSVGEWVFDPSYPLYAPGCPYLSTQVSCRRNGRPDSDYERWRWKPKQCSIPRFDALDFLGRIRKKRVMLVGDSIIRNQWESLVCLVEAVIPSELKTVSSNGPSIAFHAMGYEASIEFSWAPLLVELTEEAENRRVLRLDSIEENAKYWLGVDVLVFDSAHWWTHSGKWSSWDYFQEGARLFTNLNPMVAYEKGLTTWAKWVDLNLDPRRTRVVFRSVSPRHNRENGWQCYKQKEPLVFLGYSPRVPGQLVVLREVLKKMSFPVYLMDVTSMSALRRDGHPSIYAEEGRDREGPASDCSHWCLPGVPDAWNEMLYALL